The Christiangramia flava JLT2011 genome has a segment encoding these proteins:
- a CDS encoding glycine--tRNA ligase, producing the protein MAKQEDLFKNVISHAKEYGYIFASSEIYDGLSAVYDYGQNGAELKKNIKEYWWRSMTQLHQNIVGIDAAILMHPTTWKASGHVDAFNDPLIDNKDSKKRYRADVLVEDYAEKLLQKAEKEIEKARKRFDDFDEEMFKNTNPRVQRYLGDRKEILERLARSLTNEDLADVKALIEELEIADPETGSKNWTEVRQFNLMFGTKLGASADSATQLYLRPETAQGIFVNFLNVQKTGRMKIPFGIAQIGKAFRNEIVARQFIFRMREFEQMEMQFFVRPGEELEWYEKWKETRLNWHKSLGLGEENYRFHDHEKLAHYANAAADIEFNFPFGFKELEGIHSRTDFDLKAHEEFSGKKLRFYDPELKENYVPYVIETSIGLDRMFLAVLSSSLKEEDLGDGNTRTVLKLPAVLAPTKAAILPLIKRDGLPELAQQIVDDLKWDFRVQYDEKDAIGRRYRRQDAAGTPLCITVDHESLEDKAVTVRFRDSMEQKRVPISEVKALIAKETDFRTWMEGFEK; encoded by the coding sequence ATGGCAAAACAAGAAGATCTTTTTAAGAACGTAATATCTCATGCTAAAGAGTATGGGTACATTTTCGCATCCAGTGAAATCTATGATGGTCTCAGTGCCGTTTATGATTACGGACAAAATGGTGCTGAATTAAAGAAAAACATCAAGGAATACTGGTGGAGAAGTATGACGCAACTGCATCAGAACATCGTTGGAATCGATGCAGCGATCCTGATGCATCCAACAACCTGGAAAGCTTCCGGTCACGTAGATGCATTCAACGATCCTCTGATCGATAACAAAGATTCCAAAAAACGGTACCGTGCTGATGTTTTGGTGGAAGATTATGCTGAAAAATTACTTCAGAAGGCGGAAAAAGAGATCGAAAAAGCCAGAAAGCGTTTTGATGATTTTGACGAAGAAATGTTCAAAAACACCAATCCGCGGGTACAGAGATATTTAGGAGATCGTAAAGAGATCCTGGAGCGTTTGGCCAGATCACTTACCAATGAAGACCTGGCAGATGTTAAAGCTTTGATCGAAGAGCTGGAGATCGCCGATCCTGAAACCGGCTCTAAGAACTGGACAGAAGTGCGACAGTTCAACCTGATGTTCGGTACGAAACTGGGAGCTTCAGCTGATTCTGCTACACAACTTTACCTAAGACCGGAAACGGCTCAGGGGATTTTCGTGAATTTCCTGAACGTTCAGAAAACCGGAAGGATGAAGATTCCATTCGGAATTGCACAAATAGGGAAAGCTTTCAGAAATGAGATCGTAGCCAGGCAGTTCATCTTCAGAATGCGGGAATTTGAACAGATGGAAATGCAGTTTTTTGTACGTCCAGGAGAAGAACTGGAGTGGTACGAAAAATGGAAGGAAACCCGACTGAACTGGCATAAATCCTTGGGTCTTGGAGAAGAGAATTATCGTTTCCACGACCATGAAAAACTGGCGCATTACGCCAATGCCGCAGCCGATATTGAATTCAATTTCCCATTCGGATTTAAAGAACTGGAAGGAATTCATTCCAGAACCGATTTTGACCTGAAAGCGCACGAAGAATTTTCAGGTAAAAAATTACGTTTTTACGATCCGGAACTGAAGGAAAATTATGTGCCTTACGTGATCGAAACTTCCATTGGACTGGACAGGATGTTCCTGGCGGTGCTATCATCGTCTTTAAAAGAAGAAGATCTGGGAGATGGCAATACCAGGACAGTGTTGAAATTACCGGCAGTTTTGGCACCTACAAAAGCCGCTATATTACCTTTGATAAAAAGAGATGGTTTACCGGAACTAGCTCAGCAGATCGTGGACGATCTAAAATGGGATTTTCGTGTGCAGTATGACGAAAAAGATGCGATTGGTAGACGATACAGAAGGCAGGATGCAGCCGGAACTCCGCTTTGCATTACAGTAGACCACGAATCGCTCGAAGATAAAGCGGTAACGGTTCGATTTAGAGATAGCATGGAGCAGAAGCGCGTACCAATTTCAGAAGTTAAAGCGCTGATCGCCAAGGAAACCGACTTCAGGACCTGGATGGAAGGTTTCGAAAAATAA
- a CDS encoding T9SS type A sorting domain-containing protein translates to MKNRLLLLFTFSLFLNFSIFAQKQQAGPVYVDSAKAVPSQALSKGKLVPPESEFKLYNPRNRGINKVVPGKGLPKTEDPALQKKMGEIKAKAPLFTFDGAITRSTPSDPTGVAGPNHYLSAWNSAFRIWDKSGNPLTDAASLASIGGEFQNEVLGDPIVVYDEAADRFILSQFSDTPESFLVAVSQGPDPVNDGWYTYRFETNGVLPDYPKISVWSDGYYITTNKNTNTADESQVIYVLERDKMLLGQTAKVASFPLPGVETNGFYSPAGFHTVGKQLPPRGNAPIVFMQDDAWAGVSEDHLKLWLVNVDWNNVASSTIAESQELNEAAGVSPFIATFDGGSFSNLSQPENAPDIDALQATMMYMTQYRRFSDHNSVVMNFVVDIDPSPAEHAGIRWYELRQPSGGGAWTVYQEGTYAPDNHDRFSGSIGIDTRGNIGLGFTVLDDNPESPVYPSIRYTGRFANDQRGLMTIEEQSIVEGDSPDPNTRYGDYAHLSVDPADGITFWHNAEMFRGVDRVNKIGVFRIAASTGNDIGPIALVSPQDATLTDSEQITVRIRNFGTNAQSNFQVSYSIDGGPAVTETFTGTLAATSSQEFTFSEPADLSEIGTTYTITITTSLSNDSAIGNDSIEEEVRNLPPRDVGVTSIDSPATGQNLSASEEVTVTIENFGGEPQQDIPVSYQVGNNSSVNEVYNEVLPVGGAAVYTFNETANLSPFGRYKITARTNLTDDFDPTNDSETKSVANLNCIPEGSDCSFGDGISYFELGDILNERIPCGDGYNDFISASTDLDRSDGNFTVTVQSYFGEEDFEKFSMWIDLNDNGVFDDEERVITSEVIAAPNTSYSFDFTIPNDAPLGQHLLRIRAGDTRYEGDLNDPCSVMDYGTTHDYSVNVTDSTLDIEDFILNEASLVVLTEGDSQYRVVMETSFDQPLRITVHNILGQKMLENKLENNGDGYVYDLDMSYAARGVYLVRVGTRKVGKVKRFIVK, encoded by the coding sequence ATGAAGAATAGATTACTCCTGCTTTTTACCTTTTCACTGTTTCTTAATTTCAGCATTTTCGCACAGAAACAACAGGCGGGACCCGTATACGTAGATTCAGCTAAAGCCGTGCCTTCGCAGGCACTTTCCAAAGGGAAACTGGTGCCGCCGGAATCGGAATTCAAATTATATAATCCTCGTAACCGTGGGATCAATAAAGTGGTTCCCGGGAAAGGACTTCCGAAGACGGAAGATCCTGCACTGCAAAAGAAAATGGGGGAGATCAAGGCCAAAGCACCTTTATTCACATTTGATGGTGCTATAACCCGTTCCACTCCCAGTGATCCCACTGGCGTTGCCGGGCCAAACCATTACCTGAGCGCGTGGAATTCGGCTTTCAGGATCTGGGATAAAAGCGGAAATCCACTTACTGATGCAGCTTCACTGGCAAGTATCGGCGGAGAGTTTCAGAATGAGGTTTTGGGAGACCCAATCGTGGTGTATGATGAAGCGGCAGACAGGTTCATTCTAAGTCAGTTTAGTGATACTCCTGAAAGTTTCCTGGTAGCGGTTTCACAAGGGCCAGACCCGGTTAACGATGGCTGGTATACGTATAGATTCGAGACTAATGGCGTTTTGCCAGATTACCCGAAGATCAGTGTGTGGAGTGACGGTTATTATATCACAACTAATAAAAACACCAATACGGCAGATGAAAGCCAGGTGATTTACGTGCTGGAGCGCGATAAAATGTTGCTCGGCCAAACCGCTAAAGTGGCTTCTTTTCCGTTGCCGGGTGTTGAAACTAATGGGTTTTACAGTCCGGCTGGCTTTCACACCGTTGGGAAGCAATTGCCTCCACGCGGGAATGCACCGATCGTTTTCATGCAGGATGATGCCTGGGCGGGTGTAAGCGAGGATCATTTAAAGCTCTGGCTGGTGAATGTAGACTGGAACAATGTGGCCAGTTCCACGATCGCTGAAAGCCAGGAACTGAACGAGGCGGCTGGTGTATCACCGTTTATTGCAACTTTTGACGGAGGCTCTTTTTCCAATCTCTCGCAGCCGGAAAACGCCCCAGACATTGATGCCTTGCAGGCAACGATGATGTATATGACACAATATCGCCGATTTTCAGATCACAATTCTGTGGTGATGAATTTCGTGGTAGATATAGATCCTTCTCCGGCAGAGCATGCCGGGATTCGCTGGTATGAATTGAGACAGCCTAGTGGCGGCGGAGCCTGGACAGTGTACCAGGAGGGAACTTATGCGCCAGATAATCATGATCGTTTCAGCGGAAGTATTGGTATTGATACCCGCGGGAATATTGGTCTGGGATTTACCGTTTTGGATGATAATCCTGAAAGCCCGGTGTATCCATCGATTCGCTATACCGGAAGGTTTGCTAATGATCAGCGGGGTTTGATGACTATTGAAGAACAATCTATCGTAGAGGGGGACAGCCCAGATCCAAATACGAGGTACGGGGATTACGCCCATTTAAGCGTAGATCCGGCTGATGGAATTACTTTCTGGCACAATGCCGAAATGTTCCGGGGCGTGGATCGGGTAAATAAAATTGGAGTTTTCAGGATCGCAGCCAGCACCGGGAATGATATTGGGCCAATTGCCCTGGTGAGTCCGCAGGATGCAACGCTTACAGATTCGGAACAGATCACGGTGCGTATCAGGAACTTTGGGACCAATGCGCAATCCAATTTCCAGGTTTCTTACAGTATTGATGGTGGTCCTGCAGTGACCGAAACATTTACCGGAACCCTGGCAGCTACGAGTTCCCAGGAATTTACTTTCAGTGAACCTGCTGATCTTTCAGAAATTGGAACTACCTATACCATCACCATCACTACCAGCCTGAGCAACGACTCGGCTATCGGTAATGACAGTATTGAAGAAGAAGTTCGGAACCTTCCGCCAAGAGATGTAGGAGTGACTTCCATAGATTCTCCGGCGACCGGGCAAAATCTTTCTGCTTCAGAAGAGGTGACAGTAACTATCGAAAACTTTGGAGGGGAACCGCAGCAGGATATTCCTGTGAGCTACCAGGTAGGGAATAATTCCAGCGTCAATGAAGTGTATAACGAGGTACTTCCTGTGGGTGGTGCTGCGGTATATACGTTCAATGAAACGGCAAATCTCTCACCGTTTGGCCGCTATAAAATTACGGCAAGAACGAACCTGACAGACGATTTTGATCCTACGAATGATTCTGAAACCAAATCGGTGGCCAACCTGAACTGTATTCCAGAAGGTTCAGATTGTTCTTTTGGCGATGGAATTTCTTATTTTGAACTGGGCGATATCCTGAATGAACGAATCCCTTGTGGAGACGGATATAACGATTTTATCAGTGCGTCAACCGATCTGGACCGTTCCGATGGGAATTTTACGGTAACCGTGCAGTCCTATTTTGGTGAAGAGGATTTTGAAAAATTCTCGATGTGGATAGACCTGAACGACAATGGTGTTTTTGATGATGAGGAGCGTGTGATCACTTCTGAAGTCATTGCCGCACCAAACACTTCTTATTCTTTTGACTTTACTATTCCGAATGATGCGCCGCTTGGTCAGCATCTGCTCAGAATCAGAGCAGGGGACACGCGCTACGAAGGAGATCTGAATGACCCGTGTTCTGTTATGGACTATGGAACCACGCATGACTATTCAGTAAACGTGACCGATTCTACCCTGGATATTGAAGATTTCATCCTGAATGAAGCCAGTCTCGTGGTGTTAACCGAAGGGGACAGCCAGTACCGCGTGGTGATGGAAACCAGTTTTGACCAGCCACTTCGTATTACCGTTCACAATATTCTCGGCCAAAAAATGCTGGAGAACAAATTGGAGAACAATGGCGATGGCTATGTGTATGACCTGGATATGTCGTATGCGGCACGGGGCGTTTACCTGGTTCGCGTTGGAACCCGAAAAGTGGGGAAGGTCAAGCGATTCATTGTGAAGTAA